The following proteins are co-located in the Nerophis ophidion isolate RoL-2023_Sa linkage group LG04, RoL_Noph_v1.0, whole genome shotgun sequence genome:
- the LOC133550616 gene encoding transmembrane protein 125-like: MPETQLLYPPHQPPRLYLDLLQRRAVEDQVDLWWFREPRRSLMCYCASLALILGLGLGGVCLLTTITTSMSSGWRLGVGTTLCLLSLAVLLKQLLSSAIQDMNCVHSRRRIDQLKSGGRADPALILAVGVALTLCGTVLLCVTTIDKAGRQGDDGAEMLASSLVLMAAGLGMVLAVAGYGVLVYLKRRRERTRRVNAIRARRPGVGSVRVFCVSGSQLNQNRREMASSRTSLI; encoded by the coding sequence ATGCCTGAAACGCAACTTCTCTACCCGCCACATCAGCCTCCAAGACTTTACCTGGACCTGCTCCAGAGGCGTGCTGTGGAGGACCAGGTCGACCTGTGGTGGTTCCGAGAGCCACGTCGCTCCCTTATGTGTTACTGCGCTTCACTTGCCCTCATATTAGGTCTGGGCCTGGGTGGGGTGTGCCTCCTGACCACCATCACCACCAGCATGTCCAGCGGGTGGCGCCTGGGGGTGGGCACCACCCTGTGTCTCCTATCCCTGGCCGTCCTGCTCAAGCAGCTTCTCAGCTCCGCCATCCAGGACATGAACTGCGTGCACAGCCGGCGCCGAATCGACCAGCTGAAGAGCGGCGGACGGGCTGACCCGGCACTGATTCTGGCTGTCGGCGTGGCCCTGACTCTGTGCGGTACAGTTCTACTCTGTGTGACCACGATCGACAAAGCCGGCCGGCAAGGGGACGACGGTGCGGAAATGCTGGCGTCGAGTTTGGTGCTGATGGCGGCCGGACTTGGCATGGTTCTGGCTGTAGCGGGATACGGCGTGCTGGTCTACCTTAAGAGAAGAAGGGAGCGGACCAGGAGGGTGAACGCGATCAGAGCAAGGAGGCCAGGAGTTGGGTCAGTCCGTGTGTTCTGTGTCTCGGGAAGCCAGCTGAACCAGAACAGGAGAGAGATGGCGTCCAGCAGAACCAGTCTGATTTAA